A genomic segment from Pseudomonas sessilinigenes encodes:
- a CDS encoding DUF3299 domain-containing protein, which translates to MKNQRLSGLLLALSLLVSPLLWAGAPRDLTWVEMIPADAPPEVPNMKPLHDLSQMSDALSAESAPAAKQELPDAPVVKSLDGQSVRLPGYIVPLEVNEEGRTTDFLLVPYFGACIHVPPPPSNQIVHVTSELGVKLDELYQPYWIEGAMQVKPSTSELADAGYQMAAQKIYVYELPE; encoded by the coding sequence ATGAAGAACCAACGCCTGTCGGGCCTGCTGCTTGCCCTGTCCTTGCTGGTCAGCCCACTGCTATGGGCAGGCGCCCCGCGGGACCTGACCTGGGTGGAAATGATCCCGGCCGACGCCCCGCCGGAAGTACCGAACATGAAGCCCCTGCATGACCTGTCCCAGATGAGCGATGCGCTGTCTGCCGAGTCGGCGCCCGCCGCCAAGCAGGAGTTGCCCGACGCCCCGGTGGTCAAGAGCCTCGATGGCCAGTCAGTGCGCCTGCCCGGCTACATCGTGCCCCTGGAGGTGAACGAAGAAGGCCGCACCACGGACTTCCTGCTGGTGCCGTACTTCGGTGCCTGCATCCATGTACCACCGCCCCCGTCGAACCAGATCGTCCACGTCACCAGCGAACTGGGGGTCAAGCTCGATGAGCTGTACCAGCCTTACTGGATCGAAGGCGCCATGCAGGTCAAACCCTCCACCAGTGAACTGGCGGATGCCGGTTACCAGATGGCGGCACAGAAAATCTACGTCTACGAACTTCCGGAGTGA
- a CDS encoding ABC transporter ATP-binding protein: protein MTQALIELSDLGFNWPGHPPLLDIPAFALEVGETLFLKGPSGSGKTTLLGLLGGVQKPSRGSIRLLGQELTELSAGARDRFRVDHTGYIFQQFNLLPFLSVRENVELPCHFSKLRASRAVQRHGSVDQAAATLLAHLGLSDPGLLGRRADSLSIGQQQRVAAARALIGQPELVIADEPTSALDHDAREAFIQLLFTECREAGASLLFVSHDQSLAPLFDRNLSLAELNRAAKPAEV, encoded by the coding sequence ATGACCCAAGCACTCATCGAACTGTCCGACCTGGGCTTCAACTGGCCCGGGCATCCACCACTGCTGGATATCCCGGCCTTTGCCCTGGAGGTCGGCGAAACGCTGTTTCTCAAGGGCCCCAGCGGGAGCGGCAAGACCACCTTGCTGGGCCTGCTCGGTGGCGTGCAGAAACCCAGCCGGGGCAGCATTCGCCTGCTGGGCCAGGAGTTGACCGAACTGTCCGCCGGCGCCCGCGACCGCTTTCGTGTCGATCACACCGGCTACATCTTCCAACAATTCAATCTGCTGCCCTTCCTTTCGGTGCGCGAGAACGTCGAGTTGCCCTGCCACTTCTCCAAGCTGCGGGCCAGCCGCGCCGTGCAGCGCCACGGCAGTGTCGACCAGGCCGCAGCCACCCTGCTGGCCCACCTGGGCCTGAGCGATCCTGGCCTGCTCGGCCGCCGCGCCGATTCGTTGTCCATCGGCCAGCAGCAACGGGTCGCGGCGGCCCGGGCATTGATCGGCCAGCCAGAACTGGTGATCGCCGACGAACCCACCTCGGCACTGGACCATGACGCCCGCGAGGCCTTCATCCAGTTGCTGTTCACCGAATGCCGCGAGGCCGGCGCCAGCCTGCTGTTCGTCAGCCACGACCAGAGCCTGGCTCCCCTGTTCGATCGCAACCTGTCGCTGGCCGAACTCAATCGCGCCGCCAAGCCCGCCGAGGTCTGA
- a CDS encoding NAD-dependent epimerase/dehydratase family protein has protein sequence MADGLVLITGGAGFIGSHLTDALLAKGYRVRVLDDLSTGKPSNLPLDNPRVELIEGDVADAALVNRAMQGCSAVAHLAAVASVQASVDDPVQTHQSNFIGTLNVCEAMRQHGVKRVLFASSAAVYGNNGEGQSIDEDTPKAPLTPYASDKLASEHYFDFYRRQHGLEPAVFRFFNIFGPRQDPSSPYSGVISIFSERAEQGLPITVFGDGEQTRDFVYVGDLVDVLVQAIEAPRLEVGAVNVGLNQALSLKQMLAALAEVVGELPPISYGPARSGDIRHSRANNQRLLQRFTFAEPTPMKVGLARLLGR, from the coding sequence ATGGCTGATGGCCTTGTATTGATCACCGGCGGTGCCGGCTTCATTGGTTCGCACCTGACCGACGCCCTGTTGGCCAAGGGTTATCGGGTGCGGGTGCTGGACGACTTGTCCACTGGCAAACCAAGCAACTTGCCGCTGGATAACCCGCGGGTTGAACTGATCGAAGGCGATGTCGCCGATGCGGCCCTGGTGAACCGGGCCATGCAGGGCTGCAGTGCGGTGGCCCACCTGGCTGCCGTGGCTTCGGTACAGGCTTCGGTGGACGATCCGGTACAGACTCACCAGAGCAACTTCATCGGCACCCTGAATGTGTGCGAGGCCATGCGCCAGCATGGTGTGAAACGGGTGTTGTTCGCTTCCAGCGCGGCGGTCTATGGCAACAATGGCGAAGGCCAGTCCATCGATGAAGACACGCCCAAGGCACCGTTGACGCCTTATGCTTCGGACAAGCTGGCCAGTGAGCACTACTTCGACTTCTACCGGCGCCAACACGGCCTGGAGCCTGCGGTCTTCCGTTTCTTCAATATCTTTGGCCCGCGCCAGGACCCATCGTCGCCGTATTCCGGGGTGATCAGCATCTTCAGCGAACGGGCCGAGCAGGGCCTGCCGATCACCGTGTTCGGCGATGGCGAGCAGACCCGGGACTTTGTCTATGTGGGTGACCTGGTGGATGTACTGGTGCAGGCCATCGAGGCTCCGCGGCTGGAAGTGGGGGCCGTCAACGTCGGCTTGAACCAGGCGCTGAGCCTCAAGCAGATGCTCGCGGCCCTGGCCGAGGTCGTGGGTGAGCTGCCCCCGATCAGCTACGGTCCGGCCCGCTCCGGCGATATTCGGCATTCGCGAGCCAACAACCAACGGTTGCTACAGCGCTTTACCTTTGCCGAGCCCACTCCGATGAAGGTCGGCCTGGCCCGCTTGCTCGGGCGCTGA
- a CDS encoding sugar nucleotide-binding protein → MRMRLMLLGGGNALGQALIRLGAEEDINFLAPRPPQDGWDAASLTQLLDDTRPDALINLAYYFDWFQAEAVSEERLGGQERAVERLAELCQHHNIILVQPSSYRVFDGSRATAYSEKDEPVPLGLHGQALWRIEQSVRATCPQHVLLRFGWLLDDSAEGILGRFLALAESPQALPMADDRRGNPTPVDDAARVIISVLKQLDCAAPLWGTYHYAGQEATTPLALGQAVLSEARQLRPLAVEAPTAQAHAAFADAAEEPQHAVLACKKILHTFGIKPRAWRAALPSLLDRFYRHG, encoded by the coding sequence ATGCGAATGCGCCTTATGTTACTGGGCGGCGGAAATGCCCTTGGGCAGGCGCTGATTCGCCTGGGTGCGGAGGAAGACATCAACTTCCTCGCGCCTCGTCCCCCGCAAGACGGTTGGGACGCCGCGAGTCTCACGCAACTGCTCGATGACACCCGCCCGGATGCCTTGATCAACCTGGCTTACTACTTCGACTGGTTTCAGGCGGAGGCCGTGAGCGAGGAGCGCCTGGGCGGCCAGGAACGGGCGGTCGAACGGCTGGCCGAGCTTTGCCAGCATCACAACATCATCCTTGTGCAGCCTTCCAGCTACCGGGTATTCGATGGTTCCCGGGCCACGGCCTATAGCGAGAAGGACGAGCCCGTACCCCTGGGGTTGCACGGCCAGGCCTTGTGGCGCATCGAGCAAAGCGTGCGCGCCACCTGCCCGCAGCATGTACTGCTGCGTTTCGGCTGGCTGCTGGATGACAGTGCCGAGGGTATCCTCGGGCGTTTCCTGGCCCTGGCCGAGTCGCCGCAGGCGTTGCCCATGGCCGATGACCGCCGGGGCAATCCGACGCCGGTGGACGACGCTGCGAGGGTGATCATTTCGGTGCTCAAGCAACTCGACTGCGCTGCGCCTCTGTGGGGCACCTACCACTACGCGGGCCAGGAAGCGACCACGCCCCTGGCCTTGGGCCAGGCGGTGCTCAGCGAGGCACGGCAATTGCGTCCGCTGGCTGTGGAGGCGCCCACCGCGCAGGCCCACGCCGCGTTCGCCGATGCTGCCGAAGAGCCGCAGCATGCGGTGCTGGCCTGCAAGAAGATTCTTCACACTTTCGGAATCAAGCCGCGGGCCTGGCGTGCCGCGCTCCCGAGTTTACTGGATAGGTTCTATCGTCATGGCTGA
- a CDS encoding OmpW/AlkL family protein: MHKSLLSASLIALALAAPIANAHDAGDIIVRAGAITVNPKANSSDVKVDSGPLAGANLGGKATMSSDTQLGLNFAYMVTNNIGIELLAATPFEHDVKIKDTSLAPANGKLGTLKHLPPTLSVVYYPLDHKSAFQPYVGAGINYTWIYDEHVGSRAQSAGFDNFRAKNSWGLAWQVGADYMLTDNIMLNAQVRYIDIDTRAYVDNNALAAGTRAKVNVDVDPWVYMVGLGYKF, encoded by the coding sequence ATGCACAAGTCACTGCTTAGCGCTTCCCTGATTGCGCTCGCACTCGCCGCCCCGATTGCCAACGCCCACGATGCTGGTGACATCATCGTTCGTGCCGGTGCGATCACCGTCAATCCAAAAGCCAACAGTTCCGACGTCAAGGTCGACAGCGGTCCCCTGGCCGGTGCCAACCTGGGCGGCAAGGCGACCATGAGCAGCGACACCCAGCTGGGTCTCAACTTCGCCTACATGGTGACCAACAACATCGGTATCGAACTGCTGGCCGCGACTCCGTTCGAACATGACGTGAAAATCAAGGACACTTCCCTGGCCCCGGCCAACGGCAAGCTCGGTACCCTCAAGCACCTGCCACCTACCTTGAGCGTGGTGTACTACCCACTGGACCACAAGTCGGCGTTCCAGCCTTATGTCGGTGCCGGTATCAACTACACCTGGATCTATGACGAACACGTCGGCAGCCGTGCCCAATCCGCAGGCTTCGACAACTTCCGCGCCAAGAACTCCTGGGGCCTGGCCTGGCAGGTCGGTGCCGACTACATGCTGACCGACAACATCATGCTCAACGCCCAGGTGCGCTACATCGATATCGATACCCGGGCCTATGTGGATAACAATGCCCTGGCCGCCGGCACTCGTGCCAAAGTCAACGTCGATGTCGACCCTTGGGTCTACATGGTGGGCCTGGGCTACAAGTTCTAA
- a CDS encoding DUF2796 domain-containing protein has translation MRRLLLALPFALLPLVAAQAAQAHEHEHEHGSLGTHEHGVARLNAVLDGQALELELESPAMNLVGFEHAPSTDADKAKVAAARKQLEQPLALFNLPSAASCSVAKQELESPLFGDQPAADHDDDEHEETNDGHAHHHEHSEIHAHYQFTCTQPGALKDLDLAQVFKTFPATQKIQVQLISPSGQQGVEATAKAATLKF, from the coding sequence ATGCGCCGCCTGCTACTCGCCTTGCCGTTCGCCCTGTTGCCACTGGTCGCTGCCCAGGCCGCGCAAGCCCATGAACACGAGCATGAACACGGCAGCCTCGGAACCCACGAACATGGCGTGGCTCGCTTGAACGCAGTACTCGACGGCCAAGCCCTGGAGCTGGAACTGGAAAGCCCGGCGATGAACCTGGTGGGTTTCGAACACGCCCCGAGCACCGACGCCGACAAGGCCAAGGTGGCCGCCGCTCGCAAGCAACTGGAACAACCGCTGGCCCTGTTCAACCTGCCCTCCGCAGCCAGTTGCAGTGTGGCCAAGCAGGAGCTGGAAAGCCCGTTGTTCGGCGACCAGCCCGCCGCCGATCATGATGATGACGAGCACGAAGAAACCAACGACGGCCACGCTCATCACCATGAACACAGTGAGATCCACGCCCATTACCAGTTCACCTGCACCCAGCCGGGAGCCCTGAAGGACCTCGACCTGGCACAGGTCTTCAAGACCTTCCCCGCCACCCAGAAAATCCAGGTACAACTGATTTCGCCAAGCGGCCAGCAGGGGGTCGAAGCTACCGCCAAGGCCGCTACGCTGAAGTTCTGA
- the trxA gene encoding thioredoxin: protein MSQDTPYIFDAHTADFDQSVIENSFHKPVLVDFWAEWCAPCKALMPMLQQIAESYQGELLLAKVNCDIEQDIVARFGIRSLPTVVLFKDGQPVDGFAGAQPESAVRAMLEPHVQMPPPAAADPLEQAEILFSEGRIGDAEALLKALLSEDNSNAKALILYARCLAERGELGEAQTVLDAVKSDEHKAALAGAKAQITFLKQAASLPDAADLKARLAKDPQDDEAAYQLAIQQLARQQYEAALEALLKLFMRNRSYSEGIAHKTLLQVFDLLGNDHPLVTTYRRKLFAALY from the coding sequence ATGAGTCAGGACACGCCGTACATCTTCGATGCCCATACCGCTGATTTCGACCAGTCGGTGATCGAGAACTCCTTCCACAAGCCGGTCCTGGTGGACTTCTGGGCCGAGTGGTGTGCGCCCTGCAAAGCGCTGATGCCGATGCTGCAGCAAATCGCCGAGAGCTATCAGGGCGAACTGCTGCTGGCGAAGGTCAACTGCGACATCGAGCAGGACATCGTCGCCCGCTTCGGCATCCGCAGCCTGCCCACCGTGGTGCTGTTCAAGGATGGCCAGCCAGTGGATGGTTTTGCCGGTGCCCAGCCCGAATCGGCGGTCCGGGCCATGCTCGAGCCTCATGTGCAGATGCCCCCACCGGCGGCGGCCGATCCGCTAGAACAGGCCGAGATCCTGTTCAGCGAGGGCCGTATCGGCGACGCCGAAGCCCTGCTCAAGGCACTGTTGAGCGAAGACAACAGCAATGCCAAGGCCCTGATCCTCTACGCCCGCTGCCTGGCCGAGCGCGGGGAGCTGGGCGAAGCCCAGACCGTGCTCGATGCGGTCAAGAGCGATGAGCACAAGGCCGCCCTGGCCGGGGCCAAGGCGCAGATCACCTTCCTCAAGCAGGCCGCAAGCCTGCCGGATGCCGCCGACCTCAAGGCACGCCTGGCCAAGGACCCTCAAGACGACGAAGCGGCCTACCAACTGGCCATCCAGCAACTGGCCCGCCAACAGTACGAGGCCGCCCTGGAAGCCCTGCTCAAGCTGTTCATGCGTAACCGCAGCTACAGCGAAGGCATTGCCCACAAGACCTTGCTGCAAGTCTTCGACCTGCTGGGCAACGATCACCCGCTGGTGACCACCTACCGGCGCAAGCTGTTCGCCGCGCTGTATTGA
- a CDS encoding ABC transporter permease, whose amino-acid sequence MYLFRLAMASLANRRFTAFLTAFAIALSVCLLLAVERVRTEARASFASTISGTDLIVGARSGSVNLLLYSVFRIGNATNNIRWDSFEHFASNPKVKWAIPISLGDSHRGYRVMGTTEAYFQHYQYGHQQNLQLAVGRAFASDPFEVVLGAEVAEALHYKLGDQLVLAHGVAAISLVKHDDKPFTVVGILKRTGTPVDRTLHISLGGMEAIHIDWHNGVPARGEGRISADQARNMDLTPQAITAFMLGLNSKISTFALQREINEFRGEPMLAILPGVALQELWSLMGTAEKALFVVSLFVVLTGLIGMLTAILTSLNERRREMAILRSVGARPWHIATLLVLEAFALALAGVLAGLGLLYLGIALAQGYVQSNYGLYLPLSWPTQYEWTLLGAILIAALLMGCVPAWRAYRQSLADGLSIRL is encoded by the coding sequence ATGTATCTGTTCCGCCTAGCCATGGCCAGCCTGGCTAACCGCCGTTTCACCGCATTCCTCACGGCCTTCGCCATCGCCCTTTCAGTCTGCTTGCTGCTGGCGGTAGAACGGGTGCGCACCGAAGCCCGGGCCAGCTTCGCCAGTACCATCAGCGGTACCGACCTGATCGTCGGCGCCCGCTCGGGCTCGGTGAACCTGCTGCTGTACTCGGTGTTTCGTATCGGCAACGCCACCAACAACATCCGCTGGGACAGCTTCGAGCACTTCGCCAGCAACCCGAAGGTGAAATGGGCAATCCCGATTTCCCTGGGCGATTCCCATCGCGGCTATCGGGTCATGGGGACCACCGAAGCCTACTTCCAGCACTACCAGTACGGCCACCAGCAGAACCTGCAACTGGCGGTGGGCCGGGCCTTCGCCAGCGATCCATTCGAGGTGGTGCTGGGAGCCGAAGTCGCCGAGGCGCTGCACTACAAGCTGGGGGACCAGCTGGTACTGGCCCATGGCGTAGCGGCCATCAGCCTGGTCAAGCACGATGACAAGCCCTTTACCGTCGTGGGCATCCTCAAGCGCACCGGCACCCCCGTGGACCGTACCCTGCACATCAGCCTGGGCGGCATGGAGGCCATCCACATCGACTGGCACAACGGCGTGCCCGCTCGCGGCGAAGGACGCATCAGTGCCGACCAGGCTCGTAACATGGACCTCACGCCCCAGGCCATCACCGCGTTCATGCTTGGCCTGAACAGCAAGATCTCGACCTTCGCCCTGCAACGCGAGATCAATGAGTTTCGTGGCGAACCCATGCTGGCGATTCTCCCCGGCGTGGCCCTGCAGGAACTCTGGAGCCTGATGGGGACCGCCGAGAAGGCCTTGTTCGTGGTCTCGCTGTTCGTGGTTCTCACGGGCCTGATCGGCATGCTCACGGCGATCCTCACCAGCCTCAACGAACGCCGTCGGGAAATGGCCATCCTGCGCTCGGTGGGCGCCCGCCCCTGGCATATCGCGACCCTGCTGGTACTGGAAGCCTTTGCCCTGGCGCTGGCAGGCGTGCTGGCCGGGCTGGGCTTGCTCTACCTGGGCATCGCCCTTGCCCAGGGCTACGTGCAGTCGAACTACGGCCTGTACCTGCCGCTCTCGTGGCCGACCCAGTATGAGTGGACGCTACTGGGCGCTATCCTGATCGCCGCGCTGCTGATGGGTTGCGTGCCGGCATGGCGCGCCTACCGGCAATCCCTGGCCGATGGCCTGTCGATTCGTTTGTGA
- a CDS encoding DEAD/DEAH box helicase: MNLAESANLALDGFHPAVRAWFQHTFAAVTTAQAQAWPLIAQRRSTLIAAPTGSGKTLTAFLAVIDELVRQGLDAGGQLPDATLVVYVSPLKALSNDIQVNLQAPLAGITEQLRLMDLPQLAIRTAVRTGDTPQKERSAMRKKAPQILVTTPESLYVLLGSDSGRQMLATTRTVIVDEIHALADSKRGSHLALSLERLQALCSEPLLRIGLSATQKPIEAVSRFLAGQGRPCEIVDIGHARPRDLAIEVPPVPLSAVMANDVWELVYERLCSLARAHRTTLIFVNTRRLAERLARHLSERLGKQAVAAHHGSLAKEQRLEAEQRLKSGDLQVLVATASLELGIDIGDVDLVCQIGSPGSISAFLQRVGRSGHQVGGTPKGRLFALTRDDLVECTALLDCVRRAELDSLSIPRAPLDVLAQQIVAEVSCQEWPEAALLDMLRRATPYADLDAQHYQALLRMLAEGFNARQGLRSAYLHRDARARTLRGRRGARLTAVTSGGTIPDNADYSVLLEPQGLNIGSVNEDFAVESSAGDVFQLGNTSYRILRVESGKVRVEDAHGLPPNIPFWLGEAPGRSAELSSAVARLLAKLDALLDATPGQLQGAIDWLRGEPGLDPASAEQLVDYLAQARQALGALPSQDTLIMERFFDESGGTQLVIHSPFGSRINRAWGLALRKRFCRTFNFELQAAASEDAIVLSLSTSHSFALDEVWRYLHSNSAEHILVQALLDAPLFGVRWRWNAGVALALPRFSGGRKVAPQIQRMKSEDLIASVFPDQIACLENLAGERQIPDHPLVEQTLDDCLHQAMDCEGWLGLLRRMEQGQVRLLSRELPAPSPLAAEILNAKPYTFLDDAPLEERRTQAVLARRWSDPQASDDLGALDADAIKAVAAEAWPTPGSADEMHEALMSLGCISATEVQANPGWSQWLESLASQGRACALQPDPEHRLWLALERINCLQAVYPGLPVQPSLQPLAGFDQAWDAQDALVEVVRARLSGFAPLTLEQIATPLGLAAGEISQALVQLETEGYVLRGRFNPGSRQEQWCERHLLARIHRYTVKRLRREIEPVALQDFMRFLFDWQRLSPHTQGQGSAMLAEVVGQLEGYPAAASAWDSDLLPMRLKDYSSRWLDELCRNGKVAWSRINASGKPASAALRSTPIVLLPRAQAPLWNSLANPTGATLSAKAQKVHDVLGQQGALFFDELLHESHLLRSELENVLQELVGAGLVNADSFAGLRALITPASKRQSRSGRRGRGALIGGMDDAGRWALLRRSSNQDPAITLEHVAMTLLRRYGVVFWRLLEREADWLPTWRELLRTLHRLEARGEIRGGRFVSGLAGEQFALPEAIPVLRQVRHRPHDGSLVAVCGVDPLNLAGTLLPGPKVPALSGNRLVYRDGLPAAAEIAGTQHFWLELPPQDAQALRNKLVRHAL; the protein is encoded by the coding sequence ATGAACCTTGCCGAATCCGCGAACCTGGCACTGGACGGTTTTCACCCGGCCGTGCGTGCCTGGTTCCAGCATACTTTCGCCGCCGTGACCACGGCCCAGGCCCAGGCCTGGCCGCTGATCGCCCAACGGCGCTCGACCCTGATCGCCGCACCGACCGGCTCGGGCAAGACCCTGACCGCCTTTCTCGCGGTCATCGACGAGCTGGTGCGCCAAGGCCTGGACGCGGGCGGCCAACTGCCGGATGCCACCCTGGTGGTCTACGTCTCGCCGCTCAAGGCCCTGAGCAACGATATCCAGGTCAACCTGCAAGCGCCCCTGGCCGGGATCACCGAACAACTGCGCCTGATGGACCTGCCACAACTGGCCATTCGCACTGCCGTACGCACCGGCGACACCCCGCAGAAAGAGCGCAGCGCGATGCGCAAGAAGGCTCCGCAGATCCTCGTCACGACCCCCGAATCCCTCTATGTCCTGCTGGGCTCGGACTCCGGACGACAGATGCTGGCCACTACTCGCACCGTGATCGTCGATGAGATCCACGCGCTGGCCGACAGCAAGCGCGGCAGCCATCTGGCCCTGAGTCTGGAGCGCTTGCAGGCGCTCTGTAGCGAACCCTTGTTGCGCATTGGCCTGTCTGCCACGCAAAAACCCATCGAGGCAGTCTCGCGCTTTCTCGCCGGCCAGGGGCGACCCTGCGAAATCGTCGATATCGGCCATGCCCGTCCCCGGGACCTGGCGATCGAAGTACCACCGGTGCCGCTATCGGCGGTAATGGCCAACGATGTCTGGGAGCTGGTCTACGAGCGCCTGTGCAGCCTGGCCCGGGCACATCGCACCACCTTGATCTTCGTCAACACCCGGCGCCTGGCCGAACGCCTGGCCCGACACCTGAGCGAGCGCCTGGGCAAGCAGGCGGTAGCCGCGCACCACGGTAGCCTGGCCAAGGAACAGCGCCTGGAAGCCGAGCAACGGCTCAAGTCTGGAGACCTGCAAGTGTTGGTCGCCACGGCCTCCCTGGAACTGGGCATCGACATCGGCGATGTCGACCTGGTGTGCCAGATCGGTTCGCCGGGCTCGATTTCGGCGTTCCTGCAACGGGTCGGGCGCTCCGGGCACCAGGTAGGCGGCACGCCCAAGGGCCGCCTGTTCGCCCTGACCCGGGACGACCTGGTCGAATGCACCGCCCTGCTCGATTGCGTGCGCCGGGCAGAACTGGACAGCCTGTCGATCCCCCGGGCGCCGCTGGACGTACTGGCCCAGCAAATCGTCGCCGAGGTCAGTTGCCAGGAATGGCCGGAAGCCGCCCTGCTGGACATGCTGCGCCGAGCCACGCCCTACGCCGACCTGGACGCGCAGCACTACCAGGCGCTGCTGCGGATGCTCGCCGAAGGCTTCAATGCCCGCCAGGGCCTGCGCAGCGCCTACTTGCATCGCGATGCCCGGGCCCGGACCCTGCGGGGCCGTCGAGGCGCCAGGCTGACCGCCGTCACCAGCGGCGGGACCATCCCCGACAATGCCGACTACAGCGTCTTGCTCGAACCCCAGGGCCTGAACATCGGCAGCGTCAACGAGGACTTCGCGGTAGAAAGCAGTGCCGGCGATGTGTTCCAGCTGGGCAATACCTCCTATCGCATCCTGCGGGTGGAATCCGGCAAGGTGCGGGTCGAGGACGCCCATGGGCTGCCACCGAACATCCCATTCTGGCTGGGCGAGGCACCAGGGCGCAGCGCCGAACTGTCCAGTGCCGTGGCGCGCCTGCTGGCCAAGCTGGACGCCCTGCTCGACGCGACCCCAGGCCAGTTGCAGGGAGCCATCGACTGGCTACGCGGCGAACCTGGGCTGGACCCTGCCAGCGCCGAGCAACTGGTGGATTACCTGGCCCAGGCGCGCCAGGCCCTGGGCGCCCTGCCCTCCCAGGACACCTTGATCATGGAGCGGTTCTTCGATGAGTCCGGCGGTACCCAGCTGGTGATCCACAGCCCCTTCGGCAGCCGGATCAACCGCGCCTGGGGCCTGGCCCTGCGCAAGCGCTTCTGCCGCACCTTCAATTTCGAACTGCAAGCGGCCGCCAGCGAAGACGCGATTGTCCTGTCGCTGTCCACCAGCCACAGCTTCGCCCTGGACGAGGTCTGGCGCTATTTGCACAGCAATAGCGCCGAGCACATCCTGGTCCAGGCACTCCTGGATGCCCCGCTGTTCGGCGTGCGCTGGCGCTGGAATGCCGGTGTAGCCCTGGCCCTGCCGCGCTTCAGCGGCGGACGCAAGGTGGCGCCGCAGATCCAGCGGATGAAAAGCGAAGACCTGATCGCCAGCGTGTTTCCCGACCAGATCGCCTGCCTGGAAAACCTCGCCGGCGAACGACAGATTCCCGACCATCCGCTGGTGGAGCAAACCCTGGACGACTGCCTGCACCAGGCCATGGACTGTGAAGGCTGGCTCGGACTCCTGCGTCGCATGGAACAGGGCCAGGTCCGCCTGCTCAGCCGCGAACTGCCTGCTCCTTCGCCGCTGGCGGCCGAGATTCTCAACGCCAAGCCCTATACCTTTCTCGACGACGCCCCTCTGGAAGAACGCCGGACCCAGGCTGTGCTGGCGCGGCGCTGGAGCGATCCACAAGCCAGCGACGACCTCGGCGCCCTGGATGCCGACGCGATCAAGGCCGTGGCCGCCGAGGCCTGGCCGACACCAGGCAGTGCCGATGAAATGCACGAAGCCCTGATGAGCCTGGGTTGCATCAGCGCCACCGAGGTCCAGGCCAACCCCGGTTGGAGCCAGTGGCTGGAAAGCCTGGCCAGCCAGGGCCGCGCCTGCGCCCTGCAACCGGACCCCGAGCACAGGCTATGGCTGGCCCTGGAGCGCATCAACTGCCTGCAAGCGGTCTATCCAGGGCTCCCTGTGCAACCGTCACTGCAACCGCTAGCGGGTTTCGACCAGGCCTGGGACGCGCAAGACGCGCTGGTGGAGGTGGTCCGCGCGCGGCTCAGTGGCTTCGCCCCACTGACCCTGGAGCAGATCGCCACGCCCCTGGGCCTGGCAGCCGGGGAAATCAGCCAGGCCCTGGTCCAGCTCGAGACTGAAGGCTATGTGCTGCGCGGTCGCTTCAACCCCGGCAGTCGCCAGGAACAATGGTGCGAGCGGCACCTGCTGGCGAGGATCCACCGCTATACGGTGAAGCGCCTGCGCCGGGAGATCGAGCCCGTGGCCCTGCAAGACTTCATGCGGTTTCTGTTCGACTGGCAACGCCTGTCCCCGCACACCCAGGGCCAGGGCAGCGCCATGCTGGCCGAAGTGGTCGGCCAGCTCGAAGGCTATCCGGCCGCTGCCTCGGCCTGGGACAGCGACCTGCTGCCCATGCGCCTGAAGGACTACAGCAGCCGTTGGCTGGATGAGCTGTGTCGCAACGGCAAAGTGGCCTGGAGCCGGATCAACGCCAGTGGCAAGCCTGCCAGTGCGGCCTTGCGCAGCACGCCGATCGTGCTCCTGCCCCGGGCCCAGGCGCCTCTCTGGAACAGCCTGGCCAACCCCACCGGCGCCACGCTGTCGGCCAAGGCACAAAAGGTTCACGACGTGCTCGGCCAGCAGGGCGCGCTGTTCTTCGATGAACTGCTGCATGAAAGCCACTTGTTGCGCAGTGAACTGGAAAACGTGCTGCAGGAGCTGGTGGGCGCAGGCCTGGTCAACGCCGATAGCTTCGCCGGCCTGCGGGCCTTGATCACGCCCGCGAGCAAACGCCAGAGCCGCAGCGGCCGGCGTGGCCGTGGAGCCTTGATCGGCGGCATGGACGATGCCGGGCGCTGGGCGCTGCTACGCCGCTCATCGAACCAGGACCCGGCGATCACCCTCGAGCATGTGGCCATGACCCTGTTGCGGCGCTACGGCGTGGTGTTCTGGCGCCTGCTGGAGCGCGAGGCCGATTGGCTGCCCACCTGGCGCGAACTGCTGCGCACCCTGCATCGCCTGGAGGCCCGGGGAGAAATCCGCGGCGGGCGTTTCGTCAGTGGCCTGGCCGGCGAACAGTTCGCCCTGCCAGAGGCCATTCCAGTGCTGCGCCAAGTACGCCACCGCCCCCACGATGGCAGCCTGGTAGCGGTGTGCGGCGTGGACCCGCTGAACCTGGCCGGGACCCTGCTGCCGGGCCCCAAGGTCCCGGCCTTGAGCGGCAACCGCCTGGTGTACCGCGATGGCCTGCCGGCCGCTGCCGAGATCGCCGGAACCCAGCACTTCTGGCTGGAACTGCCCCCCCAGGACGCCCAGGCCCTGCGCAACAAGCTGGTACGGCACGCCCTGTAG